From the Haladaptatus sp. DJG-WS-42 genome, the window ATTGCGCCCGACCACTGGGGTGCGGGCTACGCCACCGAAGCCGCAGAAGCCATCATCGGGTTTGGCTTCGACGAACTCGGCCTCCACCGCATCGACGCGTGGATAGAAGCGCCGAACGAGGGCTCCCGGCGCGTCGTCGAAAAGCTTGGATTCACCCACGAAGGAACCAAACGCGAGGCCGAATTCACCGGCAGCGAGTGGGTCAACCAAGTCCTCTACGGCTTGCTCGCTTCAGAGTGGAAACCGGGGTTTTAAGGCCTATAACGGAACCGCACGAGGGAATCACTTCCACTCCGGTTACAGTACTTTTTATACCATCGGGAACCAACCGTCGTATGTCTCCCATTGAAAACAGGCGGAGACAGTGAAACCCAATGACAGATGTGCACCAGCACGCAGTAGAGATACACGAGCAGTTTTCAGACAAACTAGAGCTGACGGTCGAAGACGTTGAGGAACGTCTCGAAAAACTCGTCGGCGAGTACAAAGTTCCCATCGACGAGGCACGCCGCAGCGTCACGAGTCACTACCTCGACGAAGCGGGCATGGAGCGCGAAGACCTCCGTGGCTCCGGTGGCAACCAAGAAATGCAGATTTCGGCCGTGGACGAAGCCGAACAGTGGCTCGACCTGACCGCGAAGGTCGTCGACCTCTGGGACCCCGGCCACGAGTCCATCGGGCAGGTCGGCCTGCTCGGTGACCCGACCGGGACTATCAAGTTCACGAAGTGGGCAAAATCCGACCTCCCTGCCCTCGAAGAAGGGAAGGTCTACCGCTTCTCGAACGTCGTCTCCGACGAGTACCAAGGCCGCTTTTCGGTCAAGCTCAACCGGACAACCGGCATCGAGGAACTCGACGAAGACCTCGAAGTCGGCGACAACGAAGCCGAAATCGAAGGCGCGATGGTGGACATCCAGAGCGGCAGCGGACTCATCAAGCGGTGTCCCGAGGAGGACTGCACGCGCGTCCTCCAGAACGGACGCTGTTCAGAACACGGCGAGGTCGAAGGCGAGTTCGACCTCCGCATCAAAGGCGTCGTGGACGACGGCATGACCGTCCACGAGACCATCTTCAACAAAGAAGCCACCGAGGAACTCACCGGCATCACCCTCGAAAAGGCAAAGGAGATGGCGATGGACGCACTCGACACGACGATTGTCGCAGACGAGATGCGCGAGAAAGTCCTCGGACGCTACTACCGCATCAGCGGTCCGACGCTCGGCCGCTACGTCTTAGCGAACGAGTTCGAAGAACTGACCGGCCCGGTCGATGCCGAAGCAGTCCTCATCAAAGCGAGGTCGATGTAACAATGAGTTCCGCACCAACCCGAGAAGTCGCTCGACGGGTTTTCGCCCGCGAGTTCAACGACGCTGGCTACACATTCAAAGAATCGGACGACGAACGCGCCCCGGTCTACCTGCTGCTCCCGACGGGCGAACGAGCAAACCGCGTGTTCGTCGTCGGCACGCTCACCGAGAAAGAAGACGTCGGTGAGGACAGCGAGTACTGGCGCGGGCGCGTCGTCGACCCAACCGGGACGTTCTTCGTCTACGCTGGGCAGTACCAGCCAGAAGCCGCGAGCGTCCTCCGTGACGTCGAAGCACCCGCCTACGTCGCCATCGCGGGCAAGCCACGCACCTACGAGACGGACGATGGCTCGATTAACGTCTCCATCCGACCGGAGTCAATCTCCGTCGTCTCCGCCGAAACGCGCGACCGCTGGGTCGTCGAAACCGCAGAGCGCACGATGGACCGCATCGAAGCGTTCGACGACGAGACCAACGAGTACGCACGCATGGCAAAAGAGCAGTACGAGCTGCCGGTCTCTCGCTACAAGCAAGAAGTGCTCACCGCCCTCGAAAGCCTAGACGACAGCGAAGCGCTCGAAGCCGACGCCGCGTAAGCGGTTCCGACAAGCTTCGGCTTCCGCCGTGGAGTGCGTCTGCTTTTCGTTTTTCCTGAACGACACAGCCCCGGAAGGGGCCAGTGACAGTGGGAATTGTGTTAATTCAACAGCATTTGATGATATGTCCCAACGAAGCGCTCCCGGTCGTAGAGTACGTGATTCGTGGACGTATGCCCTCATCGTGGGTGCTGTGGTAGTCGTGATAGTCACACCGCTTGGTTCGTCAACCGACTGGCTGTTCATGCTGTTTTTACTGCCGTTTCTTGCGGCCATCCCGAAGGGGTTCTGGAAACTCGCACACTCGTGACTGGACTCGCGCCCTGTATCCAGAAGAATCGTCAAAATGTGGCATCAACCGAGAAGGGTAACAAGGCCGTTTCTTGTAACTCACGTCTCCTGTACTGCCAGATTGATATACGGGAGGAGGAATTCCACGAGCTGTCGCTGTACTTTCCGCAGGTGGTTAGAGGCAGTCGCCTTCGCGATTCCCATCTCTTCTGCAATCTCCTCGAGCGTGGCTTGACGTGGAATTTCGAAATAGCCGTATGCAGTGACATCCTCCCCGCCGTGAACGGCGGGGCTTCCCGTGCCGCGTTGGGATATTTATGGTTTGCAGAGGCTCGCTTGTTCAGCGAACGTCCCCTGTCCACTACTCGGGCCGTGTTCTCCACGGCGGAACAGGTTGACTGCTGGACGTGCCACACACCCGCTACTCCTATCCTCGGACGACCGAGGACTCAGAGTTACCTTTTCTGCTTGGTCTATCCGACATCGAATGTTCTCCGCACCATTCGAATCGGCGTTCATCACGGCCCCACACCCACGACAGACGTACAAGCCACGCTCCACACGGTTGGCGTCTCGCTTTTGCCCACAACACGAACACGTCTTCGAGGTGTCTCGCTCGCTCACCGTAACCACAGCGATGCCTTCGGCTTTCGCCTTGTATGTGAGGAGATTCGTGAAGCGGTCGAACGCCCACCCGTGCAACCCTTCGTTGCCACGGTCGCCCCAGTTCCGAGCCTCGCCGGTTTCGTCGTCTTCACGGATTCCTTCGAGGTTACCAACAGCAATCGTTCCGACACCTCGTTCGACGCATTCAGTGACGATGTGTCTGGTGACGGCGTGCATATAGTGCGACCGACGCTCGGAACGCTTCCGTCGAAGACGGAGTGCTTTGTTTGACCGAGAGGAGTTGCACTTTGCTATTTCCTTGGCGAAATACCGTTCGTCGGTTTTGAGGGTGTTCCCCGGATACAACTCGTGGTCGCCCGTGGAATACGCGATGGCGGCGAAGTTCTTGATGCCGAGGTCGATTCCGGCGGTTTCGTCGCCGGGAGACTCGGCTTCGATTTCGTGTTTGCACACGATGTGGAGTTCCCATTCATCACCATTCCAAATGGCTCGCACTTGGCGAACGTTCTCAACAACAACATCTGGTCGAGTCTCGATTTCGCAGAGGATGAAGTCCGACCAGTGTTCTTTCAGGTTTCGGCCTTTGGAGAGGCGAATCCGGTTGTGGTGGGCGTCGTATTTGAATCCGTCTTCTTTGAACGTGACCGTCGAGCGCGGGTGGTCGCCGTTGTGTTTTCTGTACTTCGGTGGGTTTGCTCGGTCGTCCCCGTTTCGGCGCTTGGCGTACCAGCCACGGAACGCTTCAGCGAGTTCTTCGATGACTCGCTGACTCGACTGAGAATTGAGGTCGGCGTAGCGTTCGTGGGTCTTCAAGTATGCTTTGAGCGGGCCATCCCCGGGGATTGTCCCTGTTTCGCTCCAGATGCGGTCGCACGTCCAGCGTGCGATGTTCCAGAGTTTCGAGGCGGCGAACCCGAGCGAGTCCAAGTCACTCATGACCTGTTGCTGGTTCCTGATGGAAGCAACGTAGGTTCGGGTGACCCGAATCGCCATACATAGGTAATGTAGACAAACCTACTTAATGATTCGGATTAGCGTGGAATATCCAGTCAGCAATCGTCGGTGGACTGTAGGGAGAGTGTCGGATTCACTCCCGCCCTGAAGGGCGGGATTCTCTCCTCGTAGGAAGATAGCCGTGTTCAGAAATTCGCGTTGTCGTGGGGGGATTGACGCGAGCAACTCCTGCCACTCGGATCTGCTCGGCATGAATTCTCGCCGAAAGTCCTGGGTGATGTCAGTCGCGCCGTTCGAGACAACCCGTTTGATGCGCAATTGGAACTCTCAGAGGGAATCATGGATTTGAGTGAGTTTATCTGAGAAACCGCACTCCAGAAACAAATTTGTCGGTGAGCTATCTAGTTTGGGTATGGTAACGGTGATGGGGCTCTACAACCGCGTCGATGCGTGGCTGCGGGGGCTCTCGCAGGGGAAATACGCTGCTTCTTGGGTTTCTCAGGCGGCATCGGCGTACTCATCGCTGGCCTCCTTTTGAATACAGAGTTCTTCCTCGTTCAGGCGCTTACGGTGGCAGTCGTCATGTTCGGGCTGGAGTATGCATTCGGGCTCAACCAGCCGACGGGGGAGTAAAGCAGACGACAACCGGAAGGAAAGAACGATGCCTCCCTGAGAATGGAGAAAACGATGTCCGTCGGGTCGAGGTGGTTCGACGACGAGAGCGGGGATTAGACCGCCGAAGAGGAGTCGAATTCGTTGCTGACAGCCGAGAGGACGCGCTCGAATCGGTCGTGAACCTCGAGTGCAATCGAGTCGAGCGTCTCGTTGTCAGCAATGCCGACGAGCTGTTGTGGGTCGACCGCGCTCACCACGACCTCGCCATCGTCGGTTTCGTAGACGACGACGTTACAGGGAAGGAGCGCGCCGAGTTCGAGCTCCGCGGTCAATCCCTCGTGTGCGAGCGGCGGATTGCACGCACCGAGAATGCGGTACTGTCGAAATTCTTCTCCGAGTTTTGCTTCGAGGGTTGCCTGGACGTCGATGTCACAGAGGACGCCGAAGCCTTCGTCGGCGAGTGCGTCAATCGTCGTCTCGACTACCTGGCCGAACGCACCGGCTACAGACGTCTGTATTGTGTATTTCATACAATACTCAACACGGTTGTGGGACTTAACTGTGGGGTTTCGATGAGGTTATCCCGGATGGATTCGGGACGACACCTGCGGGATTATTCTGCAAGTTCCAGCTGTTCACGCCGCCGTTCGAACTCATCGTCTGAGAGGTCACCGCGGGCGTACCGTGCTCGAAGAATCGCCAGCGGGTCTTCGCTGCGTCCACCTTCTCGACGCTTCCCGAGCATGACGACGAGGGAGAGTGGAATTGCGAGCAACAGCCCAAGCCAGAGGAGTCCCCAGAGACCCATCGTCCCGCCGAAGCCTCCCCAGCCACCGCCCATCATTCCGCCGCTGGAGCTCCCGCCCATGGCAGCAGCCGTGCCAGTCGTCGCGACCAGCAGTGGGACGGCGAGTATCCCCAGTCGACGAGCCGTGCGTCCGATGTGAGTCGTGAGTTGCGTCATTAGCTTGCGTGTGTGAGTTGCGGTGTTGGGTTGAAACGAGCGATTCGAGCAGGGCGGTCAGCAGTGGCCCTGTCCGTACATTCCGCCGTCGTGGTCGTCGTCAGTCATACCGTGGGCCATCTCGTCAACGGACGCACCCATGTGCGACTCCATCCACTCGACGGCACCGGGACCCATGTGGTCGGTCATGTGTGCTTCCATCCATGCCACCCAGCCGTCGGTGGTTCCGTCGGACGGAGGTGCGTCGTCTGCAGTCGTGTCGTTGCCGTGTGCGCTGACCACGGGAGCGGCGAGCGCGAGTGCGACGAGTGCGAGCGCCACGAGCAGCCAGCGGCCGAGTTTGAAGTTGGTCATTGTCTTTCTCCTCGGTTACTCGTAGGGCGACTCGAGGGTTATCACGATGGGTGTGAACCCGCGCAGGAAAACGTCCGAGAGCGTGTATAGACCGTTCTAATCGTTTTTCAGGAATAGAATCGTTCATGCGCGCTGAAATCGCCGGCGTTGGCCTGAGTCTGGAGTTACCGGGCGATTCGGCGCTTGAGAGCCGCCAGTAATCCGGGCTGCGGTCTCGCCGTCTGGTCTGAGTCGCTACGATGGGGTTTCTCGGCTCCCGACTCGTCGGCGTCGAGCCGCGCCGCTTCGTACTCCGCAATCAGGTGGGCGACGTGGCGATCACACATAGGAGTAGATACGACGCCCACCTACAAAACTGGTCGACAGGCGCTCGCAACGGCTATCGCTGACTTTGCTGCAGGTCGTCACTTGGATAAATACGATAGGTTCGCCCCTGACGCTCACGGTACAACAGTCCACGCTTCTCGAGGCCACTGACCGTTTGACTGACCTTGCTCTTCGAGAAGCCTGAGCGATCTCGTAATTCGATCTGTGTGATACCGGGCGAGGAAATGACCGGTTCGAGGACACGGCGTTCGTCATCCGGAAGGAGATCTAACACGCGAGCGTGTGGCTGAGACTCCGGATTCGTGACTTCTTCCGGTGATTCGGTGACCTCAGAACTGGTTCGATTCGCTCGCTCATCTTGGGAGCGGTCGATTCTGTCTGTGCCGGTGAGGTCATCCCGAACAACGAGATACCCCCCACCGATGACCGCAGAGACGAGGAGGGTTCCGAGGACGTACCAGAGCGGATTCGTTCCGTGAACCGCTCCCATCGACGTGCCCATCATTGACCCCATCTCTTCGAATGCTTGCTGTTGCTGATACGCTTGCCAGCCGAGCACCCCGCCGACGATGAGGACGGCTGCGACCAAGCCACCGACTCCTGTATCTACTCGCCGTCGATTCATCTATCCCACCTCAATCTGCCGGGATACTCGTTCATACCTACGCGTTGGTGAGACAGCGGTGTAGCAGTTGTGATTGGCAGAAACAATACTCGGGACTGTTTGGCCGTGAAACGTGGTATCGAGACGTGGGGTTCAGTGATGCTCATGGCTCTGGGAACCTCCAGCTCCTGAGACTTGGGGGTGCTGATGTGCAAATTCGGATGGGTGCGTTTCGAACGATTGCTTGCACCGGTTCGAGCAGAAGTAGTACGTCTCGCCGTCGTGGGTAACGCTCGGGCCGCTATCGTCGGTCCGCATCCCACAGACGGGATCCCGGTGCTGTCCGAGGGCACCCAACCCCCGACGGTAGACGTAGAGGAGGAAGCCGGAGAGGGCCAACGTGATGCTGTTGAGGTAGAAGGTGTAGTTGAGTTCGAAGTACGTCTGTTCGGAGGCCGTCTGCCCGCTAGCGAGATTCGGGACGATGCCGAGAGCATTGAACAGTTCCTCCATGAGAAAGCCTGTGAACGCCATCGTCACGAAGAAGATGCCGAGGATGTACAGCATCACTTTCCAGCCGTAGTACTTCCGGTAGACGTTCAGGACGGGGATCGTGATAAGGTCGGCGTAGACGAACGCGATGACGCCCGCAAAGCTAATTCCCCCACCCCACAGCGCGACGGCGAACGGGACGTTTCCCATACTGCCCACGAAGCTGATGACCGCGATTGCCACACCCATGATGGCGTTCTCTGCGCTCACGAGCAGTCCTTCCCCCTGGAGAAAGAGCGCGTTCCAGACCCATTGGGGGACGAACACGATGACGAACCCCGAAATCAGAAAGCCAGCGATAACGTCCTTCCAGATCATCGACCACTCCTTGCGGTACTGGTTCCCCAATTTGTACCAGCCACCCCACGACAGGAGTTCGTCGCGCCACCCGCCACTACTCGACGCCTCCTGCAGGTAGGTCTCCATACAGCCCGCAGAACAAAATTTCAGCGTCTCGCCCCCGTCGGTCGTGAGCGAGTATTCGTCTTTGCCCTCCATTCCACAGGTCGGATCCTCAGTGATTCCCTGGTCGTGGTCGCGTTGATTCAGTTCTTGGCGAACCTGCTCGAAGAGATTCTCGGGGAGCGTCAAATGGACGAGCAGCGCCATCACAGCGATGAGGATGACACCGCCGAGGAGTTCGGCAACCAGAAATTCCCAGCCGAGGAGGATGAGGATCATGAGTCCGAGCTCGACAATGAGGTTTGTCGAGGCGAACATGAACGCGAGGACGTTCACTGCGTGCGCGCCCTTCTTGAACAGACCTTTCCCGATAGCGACGGCCCCGAAGCTACAGCCGCTACTCGCCGCGCCGAACACTGTTGCCTTCGTGAGTCCACTCAGATTCTCCTCTCCAAGAACCTTGGCCATCCGCTCCTTGGAAACGTAAACCTGAACGAGGCTCGTGACCACCAGGCCCATGATGATCGCCCACGCGGCAGTCCAGAGAAAGCCGACGCCGATCCGCAACGACTCAAGGACTCCATCGACGAGAGCGGCTTGCATACCTAGACTATCGCAGCCATCAGTTTTGGCACTTATTCTTGAGAATCTGAGGGAAATTCCGCCTTTAAGTTTGTATTCTAAGGTAGACTTCGAGGAGGACAACATCCTTCCGCTCGAAACCGGTGTTTCCGATCATAATACTGAGGACATCTTGTTCTCTTCTGTGAAATGCTGTGACTTCTTTGGTCGGCCAGATGTACTGATTAAGACTCAGTGGCCTTCTTTTTCTGCACTACTTTCCAGTGGCACCTTGAGTGGGCGGGTCGCTCTTTCGAATTGTAAGAGAAATTCGATTGAATGAGTGGAGCGTATCTCTACATATGAGCACTGCGACCACAACTCAAGACTCGTACGAGATGGAACCAACCACCGGTGAGATGCACCTCAACGAGCTGGCACTCGCGGGTTCTGCGGCAGTCGTTTCTGCGGTCGTGATGCTGCTCCTCGGCGTGTTCGGCGCGATCGGGGTCTATGAGGGCGCGGTCGCGATGATGGAACAGTGGCACCTTTTCTTCGAGCCGACCGTCGTCGGAACCCTGGCAGGCATGGTCGAAGCCGCGATAATCAGCTTCGTCCTCGTGTACCCCTTCGCGTGGCTGTACAACGTATTCACACGATAAAACGAGGAAACGACCCATGTACGTAACCGACAAAGCTGAAATCGTCATCGACGCATCGCCCGAGGAGATTTGGGAGTACGTGACCGACCCCGTCCACTGGACGGCGTCAAATCCTGCGGAGCACTACGGGCTCAGATACGACACGCCCGACAACCGCCCGCGCGAAGGAGCGACCTTCCACCAGCGCGAAGAAGTCGCCGGGATGTTCGCCAACCTCCACGGTCGGTTTCAGTACATCAATCATCCGAACATAGCGGTCTGGACGGGAACGGCGTACTATCCTTTCCTTCGTGGCCTCGTCACTGTTCGACTCCCCGAAGGTGGCACCATTCGACTCGAAGAGACGTCAGACGGAACTCGGATGTCACACGCCGTCTGGATGGATTTCCCGAACAACCGTCGTGGACGCTTCCTGAAGTGGCTTTTCACGACTGTGCTTAACGGAAAGGAGAAGCTCTACGACCACACCAATACGGAGCTCGTGTTCTTCAAACAGCAGCTTGAGTCCAAGGCTGTCACGTCGACATTGTAACGCCACTTGTAGATTTAATACTGAATTGGAGCAATTTGTAAATTCCTACTGAGTCATCTCTATCCTATGAAAAATCGCACCGACCACCGCAGTCGAGACCCACCAAAGGTTACAGTCCCAACCAACACGCGACCTTAGGTGGGCTCGCGGTGGATGCAAATGGACTTCGATTCCAAAGTTTTGGGCAATTATTACCACTCACACGAAGGGAAAACCCCGATAAAAGTGGGGCGCGTACGTATTCCTGTATGACGACGACCATCACCGTAGAGGGAATGTCCTGCGGTCACTGTGAACAGACAGTCGAAAAGGCGCTTCGAGAGGTAAGCGGTGTGACCGACGCCACCGCCGACCGTGAGGCTGAACAGGCAAGCATCGATGGCGATGCCGACGTCTCAGCCCTCGTACAGGCTGTCGAGGACGCTGGCTACACCGCCCACGCCTGAGACCGCGCAGAACGTTCGCGGACACTTACCCATTCCGTTCTCTTTCGGGCCCACTTCCCCTCAACCGCACAGTGTCAGGGTACGGACAGAATAATGTGTAGCGGTACCAACACACAACCTATGAGAAATCATCCAGATGACGAGCGCTCCGGACACGACTCATCCGAACACGCGACTCACGACCCGCCAGGCGAGACCAACACCAAGCCCGAACGAACGGACCAACAGGCACACCACGCGCACGAAGGTCAGTCGGGACACAGCCACACCGAGATCGAACACGGTCACGGTGCAGCCGTCCACGAGCATGACGCACACGACCACAGTGCGCACAAGGGAGGACACAAAGACCACCGCGTTCACACAGACCACACCGGTCACGAACAGATGTTCCGCCGCCGATTCTGGGTGTCGCTCGTGCTCTCGGTTCCAGTCATCTTTTTCAGCGAATTCATTCAGGATGTCTTCGGCTACACAGCGCCGTCGTTCCCCGGAAGCGTCTGGATCACACCCGTCCTCTCGGTCGTAATCTTCGCGTACGGTGGCGTGCCGTTCCTCTCGATGGCTCGGACCGAACTTGAGAACCGCGAGCCGGGGATGATGCTGCTCATCTCGCTGGCGATCACCGTCGCGTTCGTCTACTCACTCGCCAGCCTGTTTCTCGAGGGGGCGACGCCGTTTTTCTGGGAGCTCGTCACGCTGATCGACATCATGTTGCTCGGCCATTGGATGGAGATGCGGTCGGTTCGTCAGGCCTCAGGCGCGCTCGACGAACTGGCGAAGCTCATGCCCGATACCGCCGAACGAATCACCGAGAGCGGAGATACGGAGGAGGTGCCCGTCTCCGAACTCAGCGAGGGTGACGTCGTTCTCGTCCGCCCGGGTGCGAGTGTACCCGCAGACGGCGAAGTCGTCGACGGGGAGTCCTCAGTCGACGAATCGATGATCACCGGCGAATCTCGACCTGTGGACAAGGAACCCGGCGTGGAGGTCGTCGCCGGGACGGTCAACCAGGACGGCAGTCTCCGCGTTCGCGTGACGAAGACCGGCGAGGAGACTGCATTGGCTGGCATCATGCGACTCGTCGACGAGGCCCAGCAGTCGAAATCCCGCACGCAACTCTTGGCCGATCGCGCCGCAGGGTGGTTGTTCTACATCGCACTCGCCGTCGCGGGCATCACGGCTGTCGCGTGGGTAATCGCGGTCGGGTTCAACAGCACCGTCCTCGAACGCGTCGTGACCGTTCTCGTTATCGCCTGCCCACACGCGCTCGGCCTCGCCGTCCCGCTTGTCGTCGCCATCAACACCTCCACAGCAGCCCAGAACGGGATGCTCATTCGCGACCGCATCGCCATGGAAGAAGCGAGAAACCTCGATACAGTGATGTTCGACAAGACCGGGACGCTCACGAAGGGCGAACAGGGCGTCGTTGGCATTGAAACGGTGGGCGACTGGGACGAACAGCGCGCGTTCGCGGTTGCTGCGGGCGTC encodes:
- a CDS encoding replication factor A (Replication protein A protects and stabilize the intermediate ssDNA that is generated by the unwinding action of a DNA helicase at the replication fork. In addition, SSBs prevent the formation of secondary structures by single-stranded template DNA.); the encoded protein is MTDVHQHAVEIHEQFSDKLELTVEDVEERLEKLVGEYKVPIDEARRSVTSHYLDEAGMEREDLRGSGGNQEMQISAVDEAEQWLDLTAKVVDLWDPGHESIGQVGLLGDPTGTIKFTKWAKSDLPALEEGKVYRFSNVVSDEYQGRFSVKLNRTTGIEELDEDLEVGDNEAEIEGAMVDIQSGSGLIKRCPEEDCTRVLQNGRCSEHGEVEGEFDLRIKGVVDDGMTVHETIFNKEATEELTGITLEKAKEMAMDALDTTIVADEMREKVLGRYYRISGPTLGRYVLANEFEELTGPVDAEAVLIKARSM
- a CDS encoding RPA family protein encodes the protein MSSAPTREVARRVFAREFNDAGYTFKESDDERAPVYLLLPTGERANRVFVVGTLTEKEDVGEDSEYWRGRVVDPTGTFFVYAGQYQPEAASVLRDVEAPAYVAIAGKPRTYETDDGSINVSIRPESISVVSAETRDRWVVETAERTMDRIEAFDDETNEYARMAKEQYELPVSRYKQEVLTALESLDDSEALEADAA
- a CDS encoding helix-turn-helix domain-containing protein — its product is MSQRGTGSPAVHGGEDVTAYGYFEIPRQATLEEIAEEMGIAKATASNHLRKVQRQLVEFLLPYINLAVQET
- a CDS encoding transposase, with translation MAIRVTRTYVASIRNQQQVMSDLDSLGFAASKLWNIARWTCDRIWSETGTIPGDGPLKAYLKTHERYADLNSQSSQRVIEELAEAFRGWYAKRRNGDDRANPPKYRKHNGDHPRSTVTFKEDGFKYDAHHNRIRLSKGRNLKEHWSDFILCEIETRPDVVVENVRQVRAIWNGDEWELHIVCKHEIEAESPGDETAGIDLGIKNFAAIAYSTGDHELYPGNTLKTDERYFAKEIAKCNSSRSNKALRLRRKRSERRSHYMHAVTRHIVTECVERGVGTIAVGNLEGIREDDETGEARNWGDRGNEGLHGWAFDRFTNLLTYKAKAEGIAVVTVSERDTSKTCSCCGQKRDANRVERGLYVCRGCGAVMNADSNGAENIRCRIDQAEKVTLSPRSSEDRSSGCVARPAVNLFRRGEHGPSSGQGTFAEQASLCKP
- a CDS encoding DUF302 domain-containing protein; its protein translation is MKYTIQTSVAGAFGQVVETTIDALADEGFGVLCDIDVQATLEAKLGEEFRQYRILGACNPPLAHEGLTAELELGALLPCNVVVYETDDGEVVVSAVDPQQLVGIADNETLDSIALEVHDRFERVLSAVSNEFDSSSAV
- a CDS encoding SHOCT domain-containing protein encodes the protein MTQLTTHIGRTARRLGILAVPLLVATTGTAAAMGGSSSGGMMGGGWGGFGGTMGLWGLLWLGLLLAIPLSLVVMLGKRREGGRSEDPLAILRARYARGDLSDDEFERRREQLELAE
- a CDS encoding MarR family transcriptional regulator, whose translation is MNRRRVDTGVGGLVAAVLIVGGVLGWQAYQQQQAFEEMGSMMGTSMGAVHGTNPLWYVLGTLLVSAVIGGGYLVVRDDLTGTDRIDRSQDERANRTSSEVTESPEEVTNPESQPHARVLDLLPDDERRVLEPVISSPGITQIELRDRSGFSKSKVSQTVSGLEKRGLLYRERQGRTYRIYPSDDLQQSQR
- a CDS encoding permease codes for the protein MQAALVDGVLESLRIGVGFLWTAAWAIIMGLVVTSLVQVYVSKERMAKVLGEENLSGLTKATVFGAASSGCSFGAVAIGKGLFKKGAHAVNVLAFMFASTNLIVELGLMILILLGWEFLVAELLGGVILIAVMALLVHLTLPENLFEQVRQELNQRDHDQGITEDPTCGMEGKDEYSLTTDGGETLKFCSAGCMETYLQEASSSGGWRDELLSWGGWYKLGNQYRKEWSMIWKDVIAGFLISGFVIVFVPQWVWNALFLQGEGLLVSAENAIMGVAIAVISFVGSMGNVPFAVALWGGGISFAGVIAFVYADLITIPVLNVYRKYYGWKVMLYILGIFFVTMAFTGFLMEELFNALGIVPNLASGQTASEQTYFELNYTFYLNSITLALSGFLLYVYRRGLGALGQHRDPVCGMRTDDSGPSVTHDGETYYFCSNRCKQSFETHPSEFAHQHPQVSGAGGSQSHEHH
- a CDS encoding heavy metal-associated domain-containing protein, encoding MTTTITVEGMSCGHCEQTVEKALREVSGVTDATADREAEQASIDGDADVSALVQAVEDAGYTAHA
- a CDS encoding heavy metal translocating P-type ATPase; this encodes MFRRRFWVSLVLSVPVIFFSEFIQDVFGYTAPSFPGSVWITPVLSVVIFAYGGVPFLSMARTELENREPGMMLLISLAITVAFVYSLASLFLEGATPFFWELVTLIDIMLLGHWMEMRSVRQASGALDELAKLMPDTAERITESGDTEEVPVSELSEGDVVLVRPGASVPADGEVVDGESSVDESMITGESRPVDKEPGVEVVAGTVNQDGSLRVRVTKTGEETALAGIMRLVDEAQQSKSRTQLLADRAAGWLFYIALAVAGITAVAWVIAVGFNSTVLERVVTVLVIACPHALGLAVPLVVAINTSTAAQNGMLIRDRIAMEEARNLDTVMFDKTGTLTKGEQGVVGIETVGDWDEQRAFAVAAGVEGDSEHMIARAIRNAAAERAVQRAQVSNFENLRGLGVRATVESEPRNGSEQGSGERSDPREGGTVHLGGPNLLENLGIERSDDIVAFADEAGANAQTVIYLIHEESGVVAAFALADVIRDESRQAIEALHAMGIEVAMLTGDSEEVAKAVAEELGIDQYFAEVLPEEKDTTVAQLQSEGKLVAMVGDGVNDAPALTRADVGIAIGSGTDVAIESGDIILVDNNPLDVVRLIKLSKASYRKMQENLVWATGYNVIALPLAAGILAPIGILLSPAIGAVFMSLSTIIVAINARRLKGVDLSAT